In a single window of the Ancylobacter polymorphus genome:
- a CDS encoding Fic family protein — protein MVWNWTQHGWPHFAYDPVALEPLERRFLLLTGEVIGAVRHVSDDERDLLRIELLSDEAVKTSAIEGEALDRLSVQSSLRRQLGLDTDNRNVRPKERGIAEMMVDLYRSWADPLDADTLFRWHRMLMADSRHLEAIGGYRRHEDAMQIVYGRQDRPTVHFEAPPSSRVPDEMAAYLAWFKGSAPDGGTPLPALTRAGIGHLYFESIHPFEDGNGRIGRTLAEKSLAQNIGQPTLIALAHTIEQHRKAYYDQLENHQRTLDVTGWLVYFAETIIAAQQTTLDRVAFYIAKAHFYDRFRDKMNERQEKVIARLFREGPGGFTGGLSAENYLAITGTSRPTATRDLHDMVEQGALTRTGERRYTRYHLNLPGKAERS, from the coding sequence ATGGTGTGGAACTGGACGCAGCACGGCTGGCCGCATTTTGCCTATGATCCGGTTGCCCTCGAACCGCTGGAGCGGCGGTTCCTGCTGCTCACCGGCGAGGTGATCGGTGCGGTCCGGCATGTGAGCGATGACGAGCGGGACCTGCTGCGGATCGAACTCCTCAGCGACGAGGCGGTCAAGACCAGCGCGATCGAAGGGGAGGCGCTGGATCGCCTCAGCGTGCAATCCTCCCTGCGCCGTCAGCTCGGCCTCGACACCGACAATCGCAACGTGAGGCCGAAGGAACGGGGCATCGCGGAGATGATGGTCGATCTCTATCGGAGCTGGGCCGATCCCCTCGACGCCGACACGCTATTCCGCTGGCACCGCATGCTGATGGCGGATAGCCGGCATCTGGAGGCCATCGGCGGCTACCGTCGCCATGAAGACGCGATGCAGATCGTGTATGGCCGCCAGGATCGGCCGACCGTGCATTTCGAGGCGCCGCCATCCTCTCGGGTTCCGGACGAGATGGCCGCCTATCTCGCCTGGTTCAAAGGCTCGGCCCCGGACGGTGGAACGCCCTTGCCAGCACTCACCCGGGCCGGGATCGGACATCTCTATTTCGAGAGCATCCACCCCTTCGAGGACGGCAACGGTCGCATCGGCCGGACATTGGCGGAAAAATCCCTCGCCCAGAACATCGGGCAGCCGACCCTGATCGCGCTCGCCCATACCATCGAGCAGCATCGCAAGGCCTATTACGACCAGCTCGAGAACCATCAGCGGACGCTCGATGTCACGGGCTGGCTGGTCTATTTCGCCGAAACAATCATCGCGGCCCAGCAGACAACGCTCGATCGCGTCGCCTTCTACATCGCCAAGGCACATTTTTACGATCGCTTCCGCGACAAGATGAACGAACGGCAGGAGAAGGTGATCGCCCGCCTGTTCCGCGAGGGCCCCGGCGGCTTCACGGGCGGCCTGAGCGCGGAGAACTACCTCGCGATCACCGGCACCTCACGCCCCACCGCCACGCGCGATCTGCACGATATGGTGGAACAAGGAGCTCTGACGCGAACCGGGGAACGCCGATACACCCGCTACCACCTGAATCTGCCGGGAAAGGCTGAAAGGTCGTGA
- the trbE gene encoding conjugal transfer protein TrbE, translating into MMNLAEYRSRNRRLADFLPWAALVAPGIVLNKDGSFQRTARFRGPDLDSAVPAELVAVAGRLNNAFRRLGSGWAIFVEAQRHAAATYPASTFPDAASALVDAERRADFEEAGSHFESSYFLTFTFLPPAEDAARTEGWLYEGRDKAGLDPHETLRGFADRTDRLLNLIDAFMPECRWLDDGETLTYLHGCVSTQRHRVRVPETPIYLDALLPDQPLTGGLDPRLGDQHLRVLTITGFPTVTTPGLLDELNRLAFPYRWSTRAILLDKADAVRLLTRIRRQWFAKRKSIAAILKEVMTNEASVLVDSDAANKAEDADLALQELGADHAGIAYVTATVTVWDADPRIADEKLRRVEKAIQGRDFTVMTETINAVDAWLGSLPGHVYANVRQPPISTLNLAHMIPLSAVWAGESRDAHFDAPPLLFGKTEGSTPFRFCLHVGDVGHTLVVGPTGAGKSVLLALMALQFRRYAGAQVFAFDFGGSIRAAALAMGGDWHDLGGGLSEGSAESVSLQPLARIDEAAERAWAADWLTAILTREGIPITPQVKEHIWTALTSLASAPVEERTLTGLCVLLQSNDLKQALRPYCLGAAWGRLLDAESEHLGSATVQAFETEGLIGMEAAPAVLAYLFHRIEDRLDGSPTLIIIDEGWLALDDEGFAGQLREWLKTLRKKNASVIFATQSLSDIDGSAIAPAIIESCPTRLLLPNERAIEPQITAIYRRFGLNDRQIEILARATPKRDYYCQSRRGNRLFELGLSEVALALCAASSKTDQQAVDKVFAAHGRDGFLDAWLRHRGLGWAADLIPNLTNLETQP; encoded by the coding sequence ATGATGAACCTCGCCGAGTATCGCAGCCGCAACCGCCGCCTTGCCGATTTCCTGCCCTGGGCGGCACTGGTCGCGCCCGGCATCGTGCTGAACAAGGACGGCTCGTTCCAGCGCACGGCGCGTTTTCGCGGGCCGGACCTCGACAGCGCCGTGCCAGCCGAGCTCGTCGCGGTCGCCGGGCGGCTAAATAACGCCTTTCGTCGCCTCGGCTCGGGTTGGGCGATATTCGTGGAGGCGCAGCGCCATGCCGCCGCGACCTATCCGGCGAGCACCTTCCCCGATGCCGCCTCCGCTTTGGTCGATGCCGAGCGGCGGGCCGACTTTGAAGAAGCCGGAAGCCATTTCGAGTCGAGCTACTTCCTGACCTTCACCTTCCTCCCGCCGGCCGAGGATGCCGCGCGCACCGAAGGCTGGCTTTATGAAGGGCGGGACAAGGCGGGTCTCGATCCCCATGAGACGTTGCGCGGCTTTGCCGACCGGACCGATCGGCTCCTCAACCTCATCGATGCCTTCATGCCGGAATGCCGCTGGCTCGATGACGGCGAGACGCTGACCTACCTGCATGGCTGCGTCTCGACGCAGCGGCACCGTGTCCGCGTGCCAGAGACGCCGATCTATCTCGACGCGCTGCTTCCCGATCAGCCGCTCACCGGCGGGCTGGACCCGCGCCTTGGCGACCAGCATCTGCGGGTGCTGACCATTACCGGCTTTCCCACGGTGACGACGCCCGGCCTGCTCGATGAGCTGAACCGGCTGGCCTTTCCGTATCGCTGGTCCACCCGCGCTATCCTGCTCGACAAGGCGGACGCCGTTCGGCTGCTGACCAGGATCCGCCGCCAGTGGTTCGCCAAGCGCAAATCCATCGCCGCCATCCTGAAGGAGGTGATGACCAACGAGGCATCCGTCCTCGTGGACTCGGATGCCGCGAACAAGGCTGAAGATGCCGACCTCGCCCTGCAGGAGCTCGGGGCGGATCACGCCGGCATCGCCTATGTCACCGCGACAGTGACCGTGTGGGATGCCGATCCGCGCATCGCCGACGAGAAGCTGCGACGGGTCGAGAAGGCCATCCAGGGCCGCGACTTCACGGTGATGACCGAGACCATCAATGCCGTCGACGCCTGGCTCGGGTCTTTGCCCGGCCACGTCTATGCCAATGTCCGCCAGCCGCCGATCTCGACGCTCAATCTCGCCCACATGATCCCGCTGTCAGCAGTGTGGGCCGGCGAGAGCCGCGACGCGCATTTCGATGCACCGCCGCTGCTTTTCGGCAAGACCGAGGGCTCGACTCCGTTCCGGTTCTGCCTCCATGTGGGCGATGTCGGCCATACCCTCGTCGTGGGCCCCACCGGCGCGGGCAAGTCCGTGCTGCTGGCGCTGATGGCGTTGCAGTTCCGGCGCTACGCCGGTGCGCAGGTGTTTGCCTTCGACTTCGGGGGCTCGATCCGTGCCGCGGCGCTCGCCATGGGCGGGGACTGGCACGATCTCGGTGGCGGGCTCAGCGAGGGCAGCGCGGAGAGCGTTTCGCTCCAGCCGCTTGCGCGCATCGATGAAGCTGCCGAGCGCGCTTGGGCCGCAGACTGGCTTACTGCCATCCTCACCCGCGAAGGTATTCCCATCACGCCGCAGGTGAAGGAGCACATCTGGACGGCGTTGACCTCGCTCGCCTCGGCGCCGGTCGAGGAGCGCACCCTCACAGGCCTCTGCGTCCTCCTGCAGTCCAACGACCTGAAGCAGGCACTGCGTCCCTATTGCCTCGGCGCGGCATGGGGCCGGCTGCTTGACGCCGAGAGCGAGCATCTGGGCTCAGCCACCGTCCAGGCCTTCGAGACGGAAGGTCTGATCGGCATGGAGGCCGCGCCGGCGGTGCTGGCTTATCTGTTCCACCGGATCGAGGACCGGCTCGACGGATCTCCGACCCTCATCATCATCGATGAGGGCTGGCTGGCGCTGGACGATGAGGGCTTCGCCGGCCAGTTGCGGGAGTGGCTGAAGACGCTGCGCAAGAAGAACGCCTCCGTCATTTTCGCTACGCAATCGCTCTCAGATATCGACGGCTCGGCGATCGCGCCCGCGATCATTGAAAGCTGCCCCACGAGGCTCTTGCTCCCCAATGAGCGGGCCATCGAGCCGCAGATCACCGCCATCTATCGCCGCTTCGGCCTGAACGACCGCCAGATCGAGATCCTCGCGCGGGCGACCCCGAAGCGCGACTACTATTGCCAGTCGCGGCGCGGCAACCGGCTGTTTGAGCTCGGCCTCAGCGAGGTCGCGCTGGCGCTGTGCGCTGCATCCTCCAAGACCGACCAGCAGGCCGTCGACAAGGTCTTCGCCGCGCACGGTCGCGACGGCTTCCTGGACGCTTGGCTGCGTCATCGCGGCCTCGGCTGGGCCGCCGACCTCATTCCCAACCTCACCAATCTGGAGACGCAGCCATGA
- a CDS encoding TrbC/VirB2 family protein gives MIRSLHRARSAARLAVSATCISLMAMASAHASGSSMPWEAPLQSILQSIEGPVAKIIAVIVIISTGLALAFGDTSGGFRRLIQIVFGLSIAFAASSFFLSFFSFGGGALV, from the coding sequence ATGATCCGATCGCTCCATCGCGCCCGTAGCGCCGCCCGCTTGGCCGTGTCTGCCACCTGCATCAGCCTGATGGCCATGGCCAGCGCTCATGCCTCCGGCTCCTCCATGCCGTGGGAGGCGCCGCTGCAATCCATCCTTCAATCGATCGAAGGGCCGGTCGCCAAGATCATCGCCGTCATTGTCATCATCTCGACCGGGCTGGCGCTGGCCTTCGGCGACACGTCGGGCGGCTTCCGCCGGCTGATCCAGATCGTGTTCGGCCTGTCGATCGCCTTCGCCGCCTCGAGCTTCTTCCTGTCCTTCTTCTCCTTCGGCGGCGGAGCGCTCGTCTGA
- a CDS encoding VirB3 family type IV secretion system protein, which produces MAEPIDVPGFSVQVHRALTEPILLGGAPRAIAIVNGTLAGAVGLGLRLWLVGLAIGMIGHVAAMWAAKRDPLFVEVVRRHLRIPAHLSV; this is translated from the coding sequence ATGGCGGAGCCGATCGACGTCCCCGGCTTCAGCGTTCAGGTCCACCGGGCGCTGACCGAGCCGATCCTGCTCGGCGGGGCGCCGCGTGCCATCGCCATCGTCAATGGCACGCTCGCCGGGGCCGTGGGTCTCGGCCTGCGCCTGTGGCTGGTCGGCCTCGCCATCGGAATGATCGGCCATGTCGCGGCGATGTGGGCGGCGAAGCGTGATCCGCTTTTCGTCGAGGTGGTGCGTCGGCATCTGCGCATCCCCGCGCATCTCTCGGTCTGA
- the trbB gene encoding P-type conjugative transfer ATPase TrbB — protein sequence MAAAHHHQGFARGARMLRTALGPAIARHLEDSAVVEVMLNPDGRLWIDRLSEGLSDTGERLLPADGERIVRLVAHHVGAEVHAGAPRVSAELPETGERFEGLLPPVVAAPTFAIRKPAVAVFTLEDYVRARIMSAGQADALRHGVVSRANILVAGGTSTGKTTLTNALLAEVAKTSDRVVLIEDTRELQCAAPNLVALRTKDGAASLSDLVRSALRLRPDRIPIGEVRGAEALDLLKAWGTGHPGGIGTIHAGSALGALRRMEQLIQEAVVTVPRALIAETINLVAVLAGRGAARRLTELAHVEGLGPDGDYRVTPAFTGDPS from the coding sequence ATGGCGGCAGCACATCATCATCAGGGTTTCGCCCGCGGCGCGCGGATGCTGCGCACGGCGCTGGGTCCGGCCATCGCCCGGCATCTGGAAGACTCGGCTGTCGTCGAGGTGATGTTGAACCCAGACGGGCGATTGTGGATCGACCGTCTCTCGGAGGGACTGTCCGACACCGGTGAGCGGCTTTTGCCTGCAGACGGCGAGCGCATCGTGCGGCTCGTCGCGCATCATGTCGGCGCCGAGGTTCATGCGGGAGCCCCGCGCGTTTCAGCTGAGCTGCCCGAGACGGGAGAACGTTTCGAGGGATTGTTGCCGCCGGTCGTGGCGGCGCCGACTTTCGCCATCCGCAAGCCCGCCGTCGCGGTGTTCACGCTCGAGGATTATGTCCGCGCCCGGATCATGTCCGCCGGACAGGCCGACGCGCTGCGCCATGGTGTTGTCTCTCGCGCCAACATTCTCGTCGCGGGCGGCACCTCGACGGGCAAGACCACTTTGACCAATGCGCTCCTCGCCGAGGTCGCGAAAACCTCCGATCGCGTTGTTCTCATCGAGGATACGCGCGAGTTGCAATGCGCTGCGCCGAACCTCGTTGCCCTGCGCACCAAGGATGGAGCCGCTTCGCTCTCCGACCTTGTTCGCTCCGCGCTGCGGCTGCGTCCCGACCGCATCCCCATCGGCGAGGTGCGCGGCGCAGAGGCGCTCGACCTGCTCAAGGCGTGGGGCACTGGCCATCCCGGCGGCATCGGCACCATCCATGCCGGCAGTGCACTCGGCGCGCTGCGCCGGATGGAGCAACTCATCCAGGAAGCCGTCGTCACCGTCCCGCGCGCGCTGATCGCCGAGACCATCAATCTCGTGGCCGTGCTCGCGGGCCGCGGTGCGGCGCGCCGGCTCACCGAACTCGCCCATGTCGAGGGCCTCGGCCCCGATGGCGACTACCGCGTCACCCCTGCTTTCACCGGAGATCCCTCATGA